One stretch of Jiangella gansuensis DSM 44835 DNA includes these proteins:
- a CDS encoding sugar ABC transporter ATP-binding protein, producing the protein MAGVTKAFGPVAALRDARLELYPGEAHALVGENGAGKSTLIKVLAGVHRPDTGTVTVNGEAVEFTNTAAAKDAGIAVIYQEPTLFPDLSVAENIFVGRQPRGRFGLIDRAEMHRHAAALFERLGVPLDPARPAKGLSIADQQLVEIAKAISVDATVLIMDEPTAALSGVEVERLFAVVRGLRDAGAAVLFISHRFDEVEALCQRVTVMRDGAHVSTDLLADVTIDQIVRRMVGRELGALFPKQEVTPGEVVLEVDGLSRAGVFRDVSFQVRAGEIVALAGLVGSGRSEVVQAVFGVDPRDAGTVRVGGHALPAGNSKAAMRAGVALVPEDRRQQGLILDLSIMRNATLVRRNRLSRFGFLTGGAERREAADWTRRLQTRYGRLTDPAGTLSGGNQQKVVLAKWLATGPKVLIVDEPTRGIDVGTKAEVHRLMSQLAADWVAVVMVSSELPEVLGMADRVLVIREGHLVGELSRAEATEESVMFLATGQEVAA; encoded by the coding sequence CTGGCTGGGGTGACCAAGGCATTCGGGCCGGTCGCGGCGTTGCGTGACGCGCGCTTGGAGCTGTATCCGGGCGAGGCACACGCGCTGGTCGGCGAGAACGGCGCCGGCAAGTCGACGTTGATCAAGGTCCTCGCCGGCGTCCACCGGCCCGACACCGGCACTGTCACAGTCAACGGCGAAGCGGTCGAATTCACGAACACCGCGGCGGCCAAGGATGCGGGCATCGCCGTCATCTACCAGGAACCGACTCTCTTCCCCGATCTGTCAGTGGCGGAGAACATCTTCGTCGGGCGGCAGCCCCGCGGCCGGTTCGGGTTGATCGACCGGGCGGAGATGCATCGCCACGCAGCCGCACTGTTCGAACGGCTAGGCGTCCCGCTCGACCCGGCCCGGCCGGCCAAGGGCCTGTCCATCGCCGATCAGCAGCTGGTCGAGATCGCCAAGGCCATCTCCGTCGACGCCACCGTGCTGATCATGGACGAGCCCACGGCGGCACTCTCCGGCGTCGAGGTCGAGCGGCTGTTCGCCGTGGTCCGCGGGCTGCGCGACGCCGGTGCGGCGGTGCTGTTCATCTCGCACCGGTTCGACGAGGTCGAGGCGCTGTGTCAGCGGGTGACGGTCATGCGCGACGGCGCCCACGTGTCCACCGACCTGCTGGCCGACGTCACCATCGACCAGATCGTGCGCCGCATGGTCGGCCGCGAACTCGGCGCGCTCTTCCCGAAGCAGGAGGTCACCCCCGGTGAGGTCGTGCTGGAGGTCGACGGGCTGAGTCGCGCCGGCGTCTTCCGCGACGTGTCGTTCCAGGTCCGGGCCGGCGAAATCGTGGCGCTGGCGGGACTGGTGGGCTCCGGCCGGTCCGAGGTGGTGCAGGCGGTGTTCGGCGTCGACCCCCGCGACGCCGGCACCGTGCGGGTCGGTGGGCACGCGCTGCCTGCCGGAAACTCGAAGGCGGCCATGCGAGCAGGCGTGGCGCTGGTGCCCGAGGACCGCCGGCAGCAGGGACTCATCCTCGACCTGTCGATCATGCGTAACGCCACACTCGTCCGGCGCAACCGGCTGTCTCGCTTCGGCTTCCTGACCGGCGGCGCCGAACGGCGTGAAGCCGCCGACTGGACCCGTCGGCTGCAGACCCGCTACGGTCGCCTCACCGACCCCGCCGGCACCCTCTCCGGCGGCAACCAGCAGAAGGTCGTGCTGGCGAAATGGCTGGCCACCGGGCCGAAAGTGCTCATCGTCGACGAGCCCACCCGCGGCATCGACGTCGGCACGAAGGCCGAGGTGCACCGGCTGATGTCGCAGCTCGCGGCCGACTGGGTCGCCGTCGTCATGGTCTCCTCCGAACTGCCCGAGGTCCTCGGCATGGCCGACCGGGTCCTCGTGATCCGGGAGGGGCACCTGGTCGGTGAGTTGAGCCGAGCCGAGGCGACCGAGGAGTCGGTCATGTTCCTCGCCACCGGGCAGGAGGTCGCGGCATGA
- a CDS encoding FadR/GntR family transcriptional regulator, with amino-acid sequence MKTYELVLRQIEADLAAGRLRLGDRLPGERAMAGLLGVSRPSVREAIRVLEAMGVVRTAAGSGPEAGAVIVAEPASPLTATLRLHLATSHLPMGDIVQTRVLLESWAVREAAGRAQPEQLAAAGQLLEAMDDADLPRERFHLLDAEFHVALAALAGNVLVSTIMASLREAIHGYVVAAAADLPDWKNTADALRHQHRAVLAAIAAGDGERAASLVAEHIEGFYRDARLT; translated from the coding sequence GTGAAGACGTACGAGCTCGTGCTGCGCCAGATCGAGGCCGACCTGGCCGCCGGTCGGCTGCGGCTGGGCGATCGGCTGCCCGGCGAGCGCGCGATGGCCGGGCTGCTGGGGGTGAGCCGGCCATCCGTGCGCGAGGCCATCCGGGTGCTCGAGGCGATGGGCGTCGTCCGCACCGCCGCGGGGTCCGGCCCGGAAGCCGGTGCCGTCATCGTCGCCGAGCCGGCCTCGCCGCTGACGGCCACGTTGCGTTTGCACCTGGCCACCAGCCACCTGCCGATGGGTGACATCGTCCAGACCCGGGTGCTGCTGGAGTCGTGGGCGGTGCGCGAGGCGGCCGGCCGGGCTCAGCCGGAGCAACTGGCCGCCGCCGGCCAGCTGCTGGAGGCGATGGACGACGCCGACCTGCCGCGCGAACGCTTCCACCTGCTCGACGCGGAGTTCCACGTGGCGTTGGCCGCGCTGGCGGGCAACGTCCTGGTCTCCACCATCATGGCGTCGCTGCGCGAGGCGATCCACGGCTACGTCGTCGCAGCGGCAGCGGACCTGCCGGACTGGAAGAACACCGCCGACGCGCTGAGGCATCAGCACCGGGCGGTGCTCGCCGCGATCGCCGCCGGCGACGGTGAGCGCGCCGCGTCGCTGGTGGCCGAGCACATCGAGGGCTTCTACCGGGACGCGCGGCTGACGTGA
- a CDS encoding alpha-hydroxy acid oxidase, translating into MTDRQIPRWSELKPLLRAKPVTLNPTERRLEKALTIADLRRIARLRTPRSVFDYTDGAAEAEISLRRARALFAQLELRPSILHDVSEVDPTTTMLGAPSAQPFAFAPTGFTRMMNHEGESAVVRVAERAGIPYALSTMGTTSIEDVAAAAPDARKWFQLYVWKDRSSGEDLVKRAAAAGYEALMLTVDVPVAGARLRDVRNGFTIPPSLTAKTVLDAAAHPAWWINLLTTKPLEFASLSEWQGTVAELLNKLFDPTMTIDDLAWLRSIWSGPLIVKGIQTVDDARRVVDAGADAIVLSNHGGRQLDRAPVPLRILPEVAAAVGDRTEVYLDTGITNGADIVAALALGADACLVGRAYLYGLMAGGERGVARAAEILTTEVRRTMQLLGVRTVDELNPDHVRLP; encoded by the coding sequence ATGACCGATCGACAGATCCCGCGCTGGTCCGAGCTGAAACCCCTGCTGCGGGCGAAGCCGGTGACGCTCAACCCCACCGAACGCCGTCTCGAGAAGGCGCTCACCATCGCCGACCTGCGCCGGATCGCGCGGTTGCGCACACCGCGCTCGGTCTTCGACTACACCGACGGCGCCGCCGAGGCCGAGATCAGCCTGCGCCGCGCCCGGGCCCTGTTCGCCCAACTGGAGCTGCGTCCGTCCATCCTGCACGACGTCTCCGAGGTGGACCCGACGACGACGATGCTCGGCGCGCCGTCCGCGCAGCCGTTCGCGTTCGCGCCGACGGGCTTCACCCGCATGATGAACCACGAGGGCGAGAGCGCGGTGGTCCGCGTGGCCGAGCGGGCCGGCATTCCGTACGCCCTCTCGACCATGGGCACCACGTCCATCGAGGATGTCGCGGCCGCGGCCCCGGACGCGCGCAAGTGGTTCCAGCTCTACGTGTGGAAGGACCGGTCCTCCGGCGAGGACCTGGTGAAGCGGGCCGCCGCGGCCGGCTACGAGGCGCTCATGCTGACCGTCGACGTCCCGGTGGCCGGCGCCCGGCTGCGCGACGTCCGCAACGGCTTCACCATCCCGCCGTCCCTGACCGCGAAGACGGTGCTCGACGCCGCCGCCCATCCCGCCTGGTGGATCAATCTGCTGACCACCAAGCCGCTGGAGTTCGCCTCCCTGAGCGAGTGGCAGGGCACCGTGGCGGAACTGCTGAACAAGCTCTTCGACCCCACCATGACCATCGACGACCTCGCGTGGCTGCGCTCCATCTGGTCCGGGCCGCTGATCGTCAAGGGCATCCAGACGGTCGACGACGCCCGCCGCGTGGTCGACGCCGGCGCCGACGCGATCGTGCTGTCCAACCATGGCGGGCGGCAGCTGGACCGGGCACCGGTGCCGCTGCGGATCCTGCCGGAGGTGGCCGCCGCCGTGGGTGACCGCACCGAGGTGTACCTCGACACCGGCATCACGAACGGCGCCGACATCGTGGCCGCGTTGGCACTGGGGGCCGACGCCTGCCTGGTGGGGCGTGCCTACCTCTACGGGCTGATGGCCGGTGGCGAACGCGGCGTCGCCCGCGCTGCCGAGATCCTGACCACGGAGGTCCGCCGCACCATGCAGCTGCTGGGGGTCCGCACCGTCGACGAGCTGAACCCCGACCACGTCCGGCTGCCCTGA
- a CDS encoding fumarylacetoacetate hydrolase family protein translates to MHLMRIGEPGQERPAVRDDDDTLYDLTPLTGDIDGTFLADDGIRRARAALAAGELPALPAQGRIGAPIARPGKIVCIGLNYRDHAAETGAALPAEPIIFMKASNTVVGPNDTVLVPRGSTKTDWEVELGVVIGKTARYLDSPDDALDVIAGYTISHDVSEREFQLERGGQWDKGKSCETFNPLGPWLVPTDDIDDAGKLGLRLWVNGEQRQDGTTADLIFGIGHVIWYLSQFMVLDPGDLVNTGTPAGVAMGMPGQPYLRAGDVVELEIDGLGRQRQEFRDA, encoded by the coding sequence ATGCACCTGATGCGCATCGGCGAGCCGGGCCAGGAGCGTCCCGCCGTCCGCGACGACGACGACACCCTCTACGACCTCACCCCGCTCACCGGCGACATCGACGGCACCTTCCTCGCCGACGACGGCATCCGCCGAGCCCGCGCCGCACTGGCGGCCGGCGAGCTGCCGGCGCTGCCTGCACAGGGCCGCATCGGCGCACCCATCGCCCGCCCCGGCAAGATCGTGTGCATCGGCCTGAACTACCGCGACCACGCCGCCGAGACCGGCGCAGCCCTGCCGGCGGAGCCGATCATCTTCATGAAGGCATCCAACACCGTGGTGGGACCCAACGACACCGTCCTGGTCCCCCGCGGCAGCACCAAGACCGACTGGGAGGTCGAGCTCGGCGTCGTCATCGGCAAGACCGCCCGATACCTGGACTCACCCGACGATGCCCTGGACGTCATCGCGGGCTACACCATCTCCCACGACGTGTCCGAACGCGAGTTCCAGCTCGAGCGCGGCGGGCAGTGGGACAAGGGCAAGTCCTGCGAGACGTTCAACCCGCTGGGCCCCTGGCTGGTCCCGACCGACGACATCGACGACGCCGGCAAACTCGGCCTGCGGTTGTGGGTGAACGGCGAGCAGCGCCAGGACGGCACCACCGCCGACCTCATCTTCGGCATCGGCCACGTCATCTGGTACCTGAGCCAGTTCATGGTCCTCGACCCCGGCGACCTGGTGAACACCGGCACACCCGCCGGCGTGGCCATGGGCATGCCGGGGCAGCCGTACCTGCGCGCCGGCGACGTCGTGGAACTGGAGATCGACGGCCTCGGCCGGCAGCGGCAGGAATTCCGCGACGCCTGA
- a CDS encoding histone-like nucleoid-structuring protein Lsr2, with protein MAQKVQVILLDDLDGGDAAETVSFALDGASYEIDLSAKNASKLRDTLAPYVASARRASARRGRGRAAASGGRASRTDTTAIREWARDQGLKVSDRGRIPSDILAKYESAHG; from the coding sequence ATGGCGCAAAAGGTTCAGGTGATTCTGCTGGACGATCTCGACGGTGGAGACGCCGCCGAGACCGTCAGCTTCGCCTTGGACGGAGCCTCGTACGAGATAGACCTGTCGGCTAAGAACGCCAGCAAGCTGCGCGACACCTTGGCTCCCTACGTCGCCTCGGCGCGTAGGGCCTCGGCTCGGCGTGGCCGGGGGCGGGCCGCCGCTTCCGGTGGCAGGGCCAGCCGCACCGACACCACGGCCATCCGCGAGTGGGCACGCGACCAGGGACTCAAGGTCTCCGACCGCGGCCGCATCCCGTCGGACATCCTGGCCAAGTACGAGTCCGCCCACGGCTGA
- a CDS encoding amino-acid N-acetyltransferase, producing the protein MTEAGENASAIHVRRARTADVRVIRNLLDGYAARRILLSKETVTLYEDIQEFWVAETAGGRVVGCGALHVMWEDLAEVRTLAVDPEWRGRGVGHVLLQRLLGVARELGVERVFCLTFEVDFFAQHGFEPVEGTPVPDDVYSQLLRSADEGVAEFLDLDRVKPNTLGNVRMLRRMSVPSQIRSHDAPQAN; encoded by the coding sequence ATGACGGAGGCCGGCGAAAACGCGTCGGCCATTCATGTGCGGCGGGCCCGCACCGCCGATGTACGGGTGATCCGCAACCTGCTCGACGGTTACGCGGCACGGCGGATCCTGCTATCCAAAGAGACCGTCACTTTGTACGAGGACATCCAGGAGTTCTGGGTAGCCGAAACAGCCGGCGGCAGGGTGGTCGGCTGCGGTGCGTTGCACGTGATGTGGGAAGACCTCGCGGAGGTTCGCACACTCGCCGTCGACCCGGAATGGCGCGGTCGCGGAGTCGGTCATGTGCTACTGCAGCGATTGCTCGGAGTGGCCCGGGAACTCGGTGTGGAGCGGGTGTTCTGCCTGACCTTCGAGGTGGACTTCTTCGCCCAGCACGGATTCGAACCGGTAGAAGGTACGCCGGTGCCCGACGACGTCTACTCGCAGTTGTTGCGGTCGGCCGACGAAGGGGTCGCCGAGTTCCTCGACCTCGATCGTGTGAAGCCGAATACTCTGGGTAACGTGCGGATGCTACGTCGAATGAGTGTGCCGTCACAAATCCGGTCCCACGACGCGCCGCAGGCGAATTGA
- the lysS gene encoding lysine--tRNA ligase, whose protein sequence is MSDVPPTPDQDVPEQMRIRREKRAELLASGVPPYRLGFDRTHTFGQLRASYPDLVAGTETGDRAAVAGRVIFLRNTGKLCFARLREGDGTELQVMLSLDRVGVESLAQWKHLVDIGDHVGVDGEVIVSKRGELSVTADRWTMLSKALRPLPVAHKDLNEETRVRQRYADLIVNPAARDMVRTRAVVTRSLRETLHRHGYIEVETPVLQLIHGGAAARPFQTHLNAFDIPMTLRIALELYLKRAIVGGVDKVYEIGRIFRNEGVDSTHSPEFTMLEAYGAYDDYDSMATLTRDLIVDAARAVGRTVVSDGHGGEIDLEAPWARVTLHEAVSNAVGEEVTADTSAQRLRELADKHQVRLEPQWNEGEIVLELFEKLAEHTFMEPTFVCDYPESVRPLARPHRDDPRLVEAWDLIIGGVERGVAYSELTDPVLQRERLVSQSLRAAAGDPEAMQMDEDFLRAMEYGMPPLGGMGMGIDRVMMLLTDAGIRETILFPLVKPE, encoded by the coding sequence ATGAGTGACGTGCCTCCGACCCCCGATCAGGATGTTCCCGAGCAGATGCGCATCCGGCGCGAGAAGCGCGCGGAGTTGCTGGCCTCGGGAGTTCCGCCGTATCGGCTCGGATTCGACCGCACGCACACCTTCGGTCAGCTTCGCGCTTCCTATCCGGATCTCGTCGCCGGCACCGAAACGGGCGATCGCGCCGCCGTCGCGGGGCGGGTGATCTTTCTGCGCAACACCGGAAAACTCTGTTTTGCCCGGCTGCGTGAAGGGGACGGCACCGAACTGCAGGTGATGCTCTCCCTCGATCGTGTCGGTGTGGAGAGTCTGGCGCAGTGGAAGCACCTGGTCGACATCGGCGATCACGTCGGCGTCGACGGTGAGGTCATCGTCAGCAAGCGCGGTGAGCTGTCGGTGACGGCCGACCGCTGGACCATGCTTTCCAAGGCCCTGCGGCCGCTGCCGGTGGCGCACAAGGATTTGAATGAGGAAACCCGCGTCCGGCAGCGTTACGCCGACTTGATCGTCAATCCGGCGGCCCGCGACATGGTGCGAACTCGCGCCGTCGTCACCCGGTCCTTGCGCGAAACGCTGCACCGGCACGGCTACATCGAGGTCGAGACGCCGGTGCTGCAGTTGATCCACGGTGGCGCCGCGGCCCGCCCATTCCAGACGCACCTCAATGCGTTCGATATTCCGATGACATTGCGCATCGCGTTGGAGCTCTACCTCAAGCGGGCCATCGTCGGCGGCGTGGACAAGGTCTACGAGATCGGGAGAATTTTTCGAAACGAGGGTGTCGATTCCACGCACAGCCCTGAGTTCACGATGCTCGAGGCCTATGGCGCCTACGACGACTACGACAGTATGGCGACGCTCACGCGTGATCTCATCGTCGACGCCGCCCGGGCGGTCGGCCGCACTGTCGTCTCCGACGGCCACGGCGGCGAGATCGACCTCGAGGCACCGTGGGCGAGGGTGACCCTCCACGAGGCCGTCTCGAACGCCGTCGGCGAAGAGGTCACCGCCGACACGTCGGCCCAACGGCTACGCGAACTCGCCGACAAGCACCAGGTGCGGCTCGAACCGCAGTGGAACGAGGGCGAGATCGTCCTGGAGCTGTTCGAGAAGCTGGCTGAGCACACGTTCATGGAACCCACGTTCGTCTGCGACTACCCGGAGTCGGTGCGCCCGCTGGCCCGTCCGCACCGGGACGACCCCCGGCTCGTGGAAGCGTGGGACCTCATCATCGGCGGGGTCGAACGGGGCGTCGCCTACAGCGAGCTCACCGACCCGGTGCTGCAGCGCGAGCGGCTGGTGAGCCAGTCACTGCGGGCCGCCGCAGGCGACCCCGAGGCGATGCAGATGGACGAGGACTTCCTGCGCGCCATGGAATACGGCATGCCTCCGCTGGGCGGCATGGGGATGGGCATCGACCGCGTCATGATGTTGCTCACCGACGCCGGCATTCGCGAGACCATCCTGTTCCCGCTGGTGAAGCCGGAATGA
- a CDS encoding STAS domain-containing protein, which translates to MSAVQVVDRGAREIVVFLSGDVSGEPADTLHAAVDEVSRLEQLNALDHVVVDMHRVTELGDAGVAFLRELSRRGRTAGYEVSFAAMSGPAHRAVEAAGWRFAEHSPLLDDRT; encoded by the coding sequence ATGAGTGCCGTCCAGGTCGTCGACCGCGGAGCCCGCGAGATCGTCGTCTTCCTCTCCGGCGACGTCAGTGGCGAGCCCGCCGACACCCTGCACGCCGCCGTCGACGAGGTCAGCCGGCTGGAGCAGCTGAACGCGCTGGATCACGTCGTCGTCGACATGCACCGGGTCACCGAGCTGGGCGACGCGGGGGTGGCGTTCCTGCGCGAGCTGTCCCGTCGCGGCCGCACTGCCGGTTACGAAGTGTCCTTCGCGGCCATGAGCGGGCCTGCGCATCGCGCGGTGGAAGCGGCCGGCTGGCGCTTCGCCGAGCACAGCCCGCTGCTCGACGACAGGACCTAG
- a CDS encoding acetylxylan esterase, whose translation MTAPYDEWFGPDAFDATYGYDRKALEEVGAPPEPAGFAEFWTTLYGRARAVDPAPVTRQVPGRPGLHDVEFTSLDGVRLGGWLVLPPDGVAERALVVGHGYGGRDEPDLELVPPGTAALFAAARGLPQRGLVPGIPAVAAEHVLHGIDAVDTYVHGGCAADVWCAASALLALLPQPPDRLVFVGGSFGGGIGALALPWDDRFDAGALHVPSFGNHDLRLTMPCTGSGEAVRRYVAERPEAREVLRFFDAATAAGRLRIPMVVAPALWDPAVPPPGQFAVHNAIPGPKELVVFSAGHADYPDEAADTERYLDAIRRLLDA comes from the coding sequence GTGACGGCGCCCTACGACGAGTGGTTCGGACCGGACGCGTTCGACGCCACCTACGGCTACGACCGCAAGGCACTCGAGGAGGTCGGCGCGCCACCCGAACCGGCCGGGTTCGCCGAATTCTGGACGACGCTGTACGGACGGGCGCGTGCGGTCGACCCGGCGCCGGTGACGCGCCAGGTGCCGGGCCGGCCCGGCCTCCACGACGTGGAGTTCACGTCGCTCGACGGCGTACGTCTGGGCGGCTGGCTGGTGTTGCCGCCGGACGGTGTCGCCGAGCGCGCCCTCGTGGTCGGGCACGGCTACGGCGGCCGCGACGAGCCGGACCTCGAGCTGGTGCCGCCGGGCACCGCGGCCCTGTTCGCGGCCGCCCGCGGGCTGCCGCAGCGTGGCCTCGTCCCCGGCATCCCGGCGGTGGCGGCCGAGCACGTGCTGCACGGCATCGACGCGGTCGACACCTACGTGCACGGCGGGTGCGCGGCTGACGTGTGGTGTGCGGCGTCGGCGCTGCTGGCGCTGTTGCCGCAGCCGCCGGACCGGCTGGTCTTCGTCGGCGGCAGTTTCGGCGGTGGCATCGGGGCGCTCGCGCTGCCGTGGGACGACCGGTTCGACGCCGGCGCCCTGCACGTGCCGAGCTTCGGCAACCACGACCTGCGCCTCACCATGCCGTGCACCGGCAGCGGCGAGGCGGTGCGCCGTTACGTCGCCGAGCGCCCCGAGGCCCGCGAGGTGCTGCGATTCTTCGACGCCGCCACCGCGGCCGGCCGGCTGCGCATCCCCATGGTCGTGGCGCCGGCGCTGTGGGACCCGGCGGTCCCGCCGCCTGGGCAGTTCGCCGTCCACAACGCGATCCCGGGGCCGAAGGAACTGGTGGTCTTCTCCGCCGGGCATGCCGACTACCCCGACGAGGCCGCGGACACCGAGCGCTACCTCGACGCGATCAGGCGGCTGCTCGACGCCTAG